From the genome of Helicobacter sp. 12S02232-10, one region includes:
- a CDS encoding DDE-type integrase/transposase/recombinase, whose amino-acid sequence MREWLNAENFLKNLKKFNPKYDINIVSIRTIRRKAKESSSSFFVLNGDFFYFRYIKGIGRGGKVLQIWSEPIDPADLEAFENNIINTNTGESNERNTHRNVICAHSHSYADDRLVESPTTLSGRNRHIRGGGRREPHPQPKRQGVENGDVSYLLPDTCNDDLWLSSPSSRVLGLKVKNNQNKNDLPLTPFAKASIQVQEKAMLRARVVKEWESAKVKGIKEGDFIQSINSSRLYSFILTPAKLYSWQRAYRDFGIDGLIDERGKHRENAGIIQSNPTIQDLVVRLILASKARFNLALIYESAHFNLWKMGLFEDLEGFLKKQSYLFSYNTLKRFIDSYLGDHREVKLLVEGGETRLDSQMLPAVGDASWAASSINEIVEIDASPIDVILDVPRLCRDYNYDIDTMEMVQARYSLISLIDVYSRVCIFHVCESENSLGVARAIAKYILTYGKPKTIKGDNGRAFKSKYVQEVCLKLGIDFTHTAPYSGWLKPYVESNFKKLQHKAVELMAGYIGHNVGQRKSIEEFNSRKERRLLKGEKTHLKGLLTLQEFEGQIEVYNKIALSKINAKLGDSPINVYNQRSHEAVGMSEYELTFYLSHLEERRVGKGGVMLNNTLYQLPELYEHSRVFAGININNVAQAFIYDKDKKFLDVALAQGTYEDTLEVAKQSRKVFERAKKKVKEEIVKARAKVESETPELYKEVASKLTSVKKPKVTPINSELEHSRIRSEVKRAAGSEYMELMISKKEKKKEKKKKNKKELKKLTWEQIAGIKT is encoded by the coding sequence ATGAGAGAGTGGTTAAACGCAGAAAATTTTTTAAAAAATCTAAAAAAATTTAATCCTAAATACGACATAAATATCGTATCAATAAGAACGATAAGAAGAAAAGCAAAAGAATCTAGTTCTTCTTTTTTTGTCTTAAATGGTGATTTTTTTTATTTTCGTTATATTAAAGGTATCGGACGTGGCGGCAAAGTCCTCCAAATTTGGAGCGAACCCATCGATCCTGCTGATTTAGAGGCCTTTGAAAACAACATTATTAATACAAATACAGGAGAAAGCAATGAAAGAAATACTCATCGCAATGTTATTTGCGCTCATTCCCACAGCTACGCTGATGATAGGCTTGTGGAAAGCCCAACGACTCTATCAGGACGTAATCGACACATTCGAGGAGGAGGAAGAAGAGAACCCCACCCCCAGCCAAAAAGACAAGGAGTAGAAAATGGAGATGTTTCTTATCTTCTTCCTGATACTTGCAACGATGATTTATGGCTTTCTAGTCCTAGCAGTAGAGTTTTGGGATTAAAAGTAAAAAATAACCAAAATAAAAACGACCTCCCCCTCACCCCCTTTGCCAAAGCAAGTATTCAAGTCCAAGAAAAGGCGATGTTGCGGGCTAGAGTCGTGAAAGAATGGGAATCTGCTAAGGTTAAAGGTATCAAGGAAGGCGATTTTATTCAGAGTATTAACAGCTCTCGGCTCTACTCTTTCATACTCACCCCTGCCAAACTCTATAGCTGGCAGAGGGCTTACAGGGACTTTGGCATTGATGGCCTCATTGATGAGCGGGGCAAACACAGGGAAAACGCAGGCATTATTCAAAGCAACCCCACAATTCAAGACTTGGTTGTTCGCTTGATTTTGGCTTCTAAGGCAAGGTTCAATCTCGCCCTGATCTATGAGAGCGCTCATTTTAATCTTTGGAAGATGGGCTTGTTTGAGGATCTAGAGGGTTTTTTAAAGAAACAATCCTATCTATTTTCTTATAACACCCTTAAGAGATTCATTGACTCCTATCTGGGCGACCACAGAGAGGTCAAGCTCTTAGTGGAGGGCGGGGAAACAAGATTAGATTCTCAGATGTTGCCTGCAGTTGGAGATGCCTCTTGGGCTGCAAGCTCTATTAATGAGATCGTCGAAATTGACGCCTCTCCGATTGATGTGATACTGGACGTGCCTCGCCTCTGTCGTGATTATAACTACGATATCGACACGATGGAAATGGTTCAGGCTAGATACAGCCTCATTTCTTTGATTGACGTGTATTCAAGAGTTTGTATCTTTCACGTCTGTGAGAGTGAAAACTCACTAGGGGTTGCACGGGCGATTGCTAAATACATTTTGACCTATGGGAAACCCAAGACAATCAAGGGAGACAACGGCAGGGCTTTCAAGAGCAAATACGTGCAGGAAGTCTGTCTAAAACTAGGCATCGACTTTACCCACACCGCTCCTTATAGCGGTTGGCTAAAGCCCTACGTGGAGAGTAACTTCAAAAAGCTCCAGCACAAGGCCGTTGAATTGATGGCAGGTTATATCGGGCATAACGTGGGGCAGAGAAAGTCTATTGAAGAATTTAATAGTCGTAAGGAACGCAGGCTTTTAAAGGGCGAAAAAACGCATCTTAAAGGACTTTTGACCCTACAAGAGTTTGAAGGACAGATTGAGGTCTATAACAAGATTGCGCTGAGTAAAATCAACGCCAAGCTCGGTGACTCCCCGATTAATGTTTATAACCAAAGGAGCCACGAAGCAGTCGGAATGAGTGAATATGAACTCACGTTCTACCTCTCTCATCTAGAAGAAAGACGCGTTGGCAAGGGCGGGGTGATGCTAAACAACACCCTTTATCAACTCCCTGAGCTTTATGAACACTCTAGAGTGTTTGCGGGAATCAATATTAACAACGTGGCTCAAGCCTTTATCTACGACAAAGACAAGAAATTCTTAGACGTTGCTTTAGCACAAGGCACATATGAGGATACGCTGGAGGTTGCCAAACAAAGCCGTAAGGTCTTTGAAAGGGCTAAGAAAAAGGTCAAAGAAGAGATTGTTAAGGCAAGAGCAAAAGTAGAGAGCGAAACTCCTGAACTTTATAAAGAAGTTGCAAGCAAGCTCACTTCTGTTAAAAAACCCAAAGTCACCCCCATTAACTCAGAGCTGGAGCATTCAAGAATCAGATCTGAAGTTAAGAGAGCAGCAGGGAGTGAGTATATGGAGTTAATGATTTCAAAAAAGGAGAAGAAAAAAGAAAAAAAAAAAAAAAACAAAAAAGAGTTAAAAAAGCTCACTTGGGAACAGATTGCAGGGATCAAAACATAA
- a CDS encoding MFS transporter yields MKNMKLLNFLLAFACGAMVANLYYTQPILANIADSLNIPIKDIAMITTITQIGYALGMFFVVPLLDVLENKKLIIFVMILCIVSYKIEVRKNLEKEFRSA; encoded by the coding sequence ATGAAAAATATGAAATTGCTGAATTTTTTATTAGCTTTTGCGTGTGGCGCGATGGTTGCTAATCTTTATTATACCCAACCTATTTTGGCCAATATCGCTGATTCTTTAAATATTCCTATCAAAGACATTGCAATGATCACTACAATCACTCAAATCGGGTATGCGTTGGGGATGTTTTTTGTTGTGCCTTTGCTAGATGTTTTAGAAAATAAAAAACTGATTATTTTTGTGATGATTTTGTGTATAGTTTCATATAAAATAGAAGTGAGAAAAAATTTAGAAAAAGAGTTTAGAAGTGCCTAA
- a CDS encoding copper ion binding protein: MKKEFKVSGITCSHCVDKIEKFVGEIDGVNQIDVDLDKKIVSVAFESPANEKEIVEAICDAGYEVD; this comes from the coding sequence ATGAAAAAAGAATTCAAAGTTTCAGGGATAACCTGTTCTCATTGTGTGGATAAGATAGAAAAATTTGTCGGTGAGATTGATGGTGTGAATCAAATCGATGTGGATTTAGACAAAAAAATTGTAAGTGTTGCATTTGAATCCCCTGCTAATGAGAAGGAAATCGTTGAAGCGATTTGTGATGCGGGATATGAAGTGGATTGA
- a CDS encoding ABC transporter ATP-binding protein, whose translation MKRFWKRFSPYIKDYYVYFFIALLATALTAACTAWGTYLVKPVLDDIFIKKDTQMLVVLPFLVVAAYLGKSLGMYVQAYFMSYIGLDIVRKIRDQMLFHLLRLEMEFFNKIRSGELIARITNDIGLIRASVSNYLAEFVRELLTVVGLIGVVIYQSPKLALVGLVIMPLAIYPLAKIIKKIKKISRLNQEKNSDITAKLSEIFNNIEIIKASNGEKLETENFKEENHRFFKLGLKNTIIGQLSSPLMEFLGSIAIAFVIYLGGSEVINGKMTAGAFFSFITALFMLYTPIKRLVGITSSWQEALVAGDRIFEILDRAPRIKDGKQNLTPPIENISIDNIFLNYGDTQALNGVSLEVCKNQIIALVGKSGSGKSSLVNLILRLYEPSRGSIRINGIDLNDYTQESVRDNVAIVTQRIFIFNDSIAANVAYGKEIDEEKVIISLKKAQAWDFVSSLPQGIHTILDEFGANLSGGQRQRIAIARAIYKNPDVLILDEATSALDAKTEEAIKNTIENIKENKIIILIAHRPSTIELADKVYHFDNGKIIQAL comes from the coding sequence ATGAAAAGGTTTTGGAAAAGATTTTCGCCCTATATTAAAGATTACTACGTTTATTTTTTTATCGCCCTTTTGGCGACTGCTTTAACAGCTGCTTGCACGGCTTGGGGGACCTATTTGGTAAAGCCCGTTTTAGATGATATTTTCATCAAAAAAGATACTCAAATGCTTGTAGTATTACCATTTTTGGTTGTCGCTGCTTATTTGGGAAAAAGTTTGGGGATGTATGTTCAGGCTTATTTTATGAGTTATATCGGTTTGGATATTGTCAGAAAAATTCGTGATCAGATGCTTTTCCATCTTTTAAGATTGGAAATGGAGTTTTTCAACAAAATACGTAGTGGTGAGCTGATTGCTCGGATTACTAATGATATTGGTTTGATTCGGGCAAGTGTGTCTAACTATTTGGCTGAATTTGTACGCGAACTTCTTACAGTTGTGGGTTTGATTGGGGTTGTTATTTATCAAAGTCCCAAACTTGCATTAGTGGGGCTTGTAATTATGCCTTTAGCGATTTATCCCCTTGCTAAGATCATAAAAAAGATCAAAAAAATATCCCGATTAAATCAGGAAAAAAATTCCGATATCACCGCAAAACTTTCTGAAATATTTAATAATATTGAAATTATCAAAGCCAGCAATGGTGAAAAATTGGAAACTGAAAATTTCAAGGAAGAAAATCACAGATTTTTTAAGCTTGGGCTTAAAAATACGATAATTGGGCAACTTTCTTCACCTTTGATGGAGTTTTTGGGTTCGATTGCGATTGCCTTTGTGATTTATTTGGGTGGCAGTGAGGTGATCAATGGAAAAATGACTGCGGGAGCTTTTTTTTCTTTTATCACCGCTCTTTTTATGCTTTATACTCCAATCAAGCGTTTAGTGGGAATCACTTCTTCTTGGCAGGAAGCCTTAGTTGCAGGGGATAGAATCTTTGAGATTCTTGATAGAGCCCCCCGCATCAAAGATGGCAAACAAAACCTAACCCCCCCGATTGAAAATATTTCTATTGACAATATTTTTCTTAATTATGGGGATACACAGGCTTTAAACGGAGTAAGCCTTGAAGTTTGCAAGAATCAAATCATCGCACTTGTAGGCAAAAGCGGTAGCGGTAAAAGTTCTTTGGTGAATTTAATATTGAGGCTTTATGAGCCTTCAAGGGGGAGCATTCGAATAAATGGGATCGATCTAAATGATTACACTCAAGAAAGTGTGCGGGATAATGTGGCTATTGTGACTCAAAGAATTTTTATTTTTAATGATAGCATTGCTGCAAATGTTGCTTATGGCAAGGAGATTGACGAAGAAAAGGTGATTATTAGTCTTAAAAAAGCTCAAGCTTGGGATTTTGTTTCTTCATTGCCGCAAGGCATACATACTATTTTAGATGAATTTGGAGCAAATTTAAGTGGGGGACAACGCCAAAGAATTGCGATTGCTAGAGCGATTTATAAAAATCCTGATGTCCTTATTTTGGATGAGGCAACTTCGGCTTTAGATGCTAAAACCGAAGAAGCTATTAAAAATACAATCGAAAATATCAAAGAAAATAAAATCATTATTTTGATTGCCCATCGTCCCAGCACGATTGAACTTGCAGACAAAGTTTATCATTTTGATAATGGGAAAATAATCCAAGCCCTTTAA
- a CDS encoding XRE family transcriptional regulator — translation MEQIKNVGYRIKKLREERGLSQTELGDKIEVPYRTIQRWENGESPDIKISKLTKIAQTLDVDIGFLLEKEESFCNGSQNTQKSKILIFDLDVSAGHGLINSNNQDVAVGHIELEDSFLKKYFGLITTKDLFIVNSNGDSMSPTIPTRCQLLVQKREARENQICVARIGDEYYVKRLQKRPKIKLISDNKDYDPIIIDKNDDFEFIGAVVGQLKNSL, via the coding sequence ATGGAACAAATCAAAAACGTTGGTTATAGAATAAAAAAGCTCAGAGAAGAACGAGGATTGAGCCAAACAGAGCTTGGCGATAAAATAGAAGTTCCTTATAGGACAATACAGAGGTGGGAAAATGGCGAAAGCCCTGACATCAAGATCTCAAAATTGACAAAAATCGCACAAACGCTTGACGTGGATATAGGCTTCTTGTTAGAAAAAGAAGAGAGTTTCTGCAATGGCTCTCAAAACACGCAAAAATCAAAGATTCTTATTTTTGATTTGGATGTATCTGCAGGACACGGACTTATTAACTCAAATAACCAAGATGTCGCAGTTGGTCATATTGAGCTTGAAGATTCTTTTTTAAAAAAATATTTTGGACTCATTACAACGAAAGACCTTTTTATCGTTAATTCAAATGGCGATTCTATGTCTCCAACCATTCCCACAAGATGTCAGCTTTTAGTTCAAAAACGAGAAGCTAGAGAAAATCAGATCTGTGTAGCGAGAATTGGAGATGAATATTATGTAAAAAGACTTCAGAAGAGACCTAAAATAAAACTAATCAGCGATAACAAAGATTATGATCCTATTATTATTGATAAGAACGATGATTTTGAATTTATAGGTGCTGTAGTTGGACAATTAAAAAACTCTTTATAA